A window of the Hordeum vulgare subsp. vulgare chromosome 5H, MorexV3_pseudomolecules_assembly, whole genome shotgun sequence genome harbors these coding sequences:
- the LOC123452576 gene encoding transcription factor PCF6-like: MESADAAGGAAGPGRGPSAKRMRGLMGSGGDGGGDGMELVPWGSPPPAGQQQQQPHLLHGSASRICRVKASGGKDRHSKVYTSKGIRDRRVRLSVPTAIQFYDLQDRLGFDQPSKAIEWLINAASPAIDELPSLDPAAFAAMPADHQAAPRAGKQQQGSRSLCSSTSETSKGSELSLSRSDCRVGGGSSRDKEVTVASNPSTQAGSFTELLTGAGSAGAAQHRQSWQQQRQLAVSAVAVTADCIGIAHPGKGGGAQVVPTYPGFRFGNAPPLGMVPAQPFNFGTSAQMTHFSSLVQDGLSAAPAPAQAGDYSLDFSINSGYMGANRGPLQSNSPHFSSHHHHQQQQQLQDLDDGPSPPFLYEQAAATAPHLASENHLGGTAAMQLWNGFRHATMKEKSKN; the protein is encoded by the coding sequence ATGGAGTCGGCCGACGCAGCGGGAGGGGCGGCTGGGCCGGGCCGCGGCCCCTCGGCCAAGCGCATGCGCGGCTTGATGGGGAGCggcggcgatggcggcggcgacggcatGGAGTTGGTGCCGTGGGGGTCGCCGCCGCCGGCtggacagcagcagcagcagccgcacCTGCTCCATGGGTCGGCGTCGCGGATCTGCCGCGTGAAGGCGTCGGGGGGCAAGGACCGGCACAGCAAGGTGTACACGTCCAAGGGCATCCGCGACCGCCGGGTGCGGCTCTCGGTGCCCACGGCCATCCAGTTCTACGATCTGCAGGACCGCCTCGGCTTCGACCAGCCCAGCAAGGCCATCGAGTGGCTCATCAACGCCGCCTCCCCCGCCATCGACGAGCTCCCCTCCCTCGACCCGGCCGCCTTCGCCGCCATGCCGGCCGACCACCAGGCCGCGCCCCGCGCCGGCAAGCAGCAGCAGGGCAGCAGGTCGCTGTGCAGCAGCACGTCGGAGACCAGCAAGGGGTCCGAGCTCTCGCTCTCGCGCTCCGACTGCCGcgtcggcggcggctcctcccgggACAAGGAGGTCACCGTCGCCAGCAACCCCTCCACGCAGGCCGGGTCCTTCACCGAGCTGCTCACCGGGGCGGGGTCAGCCGGCGCGGCTCAGCACAGGCAGTCCTGGCAGCAACAGCGGCAGCTGGCCGTTTCCGCGGTCGCGGTCACCGCGGACTGCATCGGCATCGCACACCCCGGCAAAGGCGGCGGCGCGCAGGTGGTGCCGACGTACCCCGGTTTCAGATTCGGTAATGCGCCCCCGCTCGGCATGGTGCCAGCGCAGCCGTTTAACTTCGGCACCTCCGCCCAGATGACGCACTTCTCCTCGCTCGTCCAGGACGGGCTGTCGGCGGCTCCGGCTCCGGCTCAAGCCGGAGACTACAGCCTCGACTTCTCGATCAACTCCGGTTACATGGGTGCCAACAGGGGGCCCCTTCAGTCCAATTCGCCGCACTTCTccagccaccaccaccaccagcaacagcagcagctccAGGACCTGGACGACGGTCCGAGCCCTCCCTTCCTGTACGAGCaggccgccgccaccgccccgcACCTCGCGTCGGAGAACCATCTCGGGGGGACCGCGGCGATGCAGCTGTGGAACGGGTTCCGGCACGCCACCATGAAGGAGAAGAGCAAGAACTGA